In the genome of Bremerella sp. JC817, one region contains:
- a CDS encoding carbon storage regulator, whose protein sequence is MLVLTRRAQEEIRIGDQIRVAVLSVRGGQVRLGITAPHALRIERHDFTPPPARGPAAALEGSVPSASIDRPASDSPALNETPQTD, encoded by the coding sequence ATGCTTGTTCTTACTCGACGTGCCCAGGAAGAGATCCGTATTGGCGACCAGATTCGCGTGGCGGTCCTTTCGGTTCGCGGCGGCCAGGTTCGCCTTGGGATCACTGCTCCGCACGCGCTGCGGATTGAACGTCACGACTTCACGCCTCCCCCTGCTCGCGGACCGGCCGCGGCTTTGGAAGGCTCTGTCCCATCTGCTTCCATCGATCGACCGGCAAGTGATTCGCCGGCGCTGAACGAGACTCCGCAGACCGATTAA